A single window of Anopheles moucheti chromosome 2, idAnoMoucSN_F20_07, whole genome shotgun sequence DNA harbors:
- the LOC128309732 gene encoding elongator complex protein 4 isoform X2 — protein MSGFVKRRRALNIHGTRLSVHTGQSVTSSGNPSLDHIFGDGFPIGSIIGIEDIHGSYARVLSKYFLAEGIVNKHPLLVGTIEENPTHLIEKLPKPVQANALSEGGTEQEPETMRIAFRYNQLAPVDSEQKSSTALGHYFDLTKTISSTTILAQDITYWNGDEVHENDTGFVGSFKNPHFASLLSCIHRKASEHQFNSNFDESAKNVLRICLNSIGSPSWYEKNFADDFLRFIVLLKAIVRNTLSVCLITVPFHLLRHLDDINLCKKVRNLFDFSFELEAFAGQMEEHANPVFKEYHGLLNITKIAPFNSLASFHPKTRDLAFKLKRSKFVIEKLHLPPDIADDDSRTVNPAPTLSCAGGGMKSKLDF, from the exons ATGTCTGGATTTGTAAAGCGTCGACGGGCTTTAAACATACACGGCACCCGCCTATCAGTTCACACGGGACAGTCAGTAACTTCTTCAGGAAACCCCTCACTAGACCATATTTTTGGAGATGGGTTTCCCATCGGTTCCATCATAGGTATCG AAGACATACATGGAAGCTATGCAAGGGTGTTATCGAAATATTTTCTCGCAGAAGGAATCGTAAACAAGCATCCGCTGTTGGTAGGGACGATAGAAGAAAATCCAACACACTTA ATCGAAAAATTACCAAAACCTGTTCAAGCCAATGCATTGTCCGAAGGTGGCACCGAGCAAGAACCAGAAACCATGCGCATTGCTTTTCGATACAATCAGCTAGCTCCAGTAGATTCCGAACAGAAATCATCGACGGCCCTTGGACACTATTTTGACCTCACCAAAACAATAAGTTCCACTACGATACTTGCACAAGATATAACATATTGGAACGGAGATGAAGTGCACGAAAATGATACAGGATTTGTGGGTTCATTCAAGAATCCACACTTCGCATCGCTTTTGTCCTGCATCCATCGAAAAGCAAGTGAACACCAGTTTAATTCCAATTTCGACGAGAGCGCAAAAAATGTACTACGAATTTGTTTAAACTCAATCGGCTCTCCGTCGTGGTACGAGAAGAATTTTGCTGACGATTTTCTACGATTCATCGTCTTACTGAAAGCCATCGTACGAAACACGCTGTCGGTTTGTTTGATAACCGTGCCGTTCCATCTGTTACGTCACCTGGACGACATCAACCTATGCAAAAAAGTGCGAAATCTATTTGATTTTTCCTTCGAGCTGGAAGCTTTTGCCGGGCAAATGGAAGAACATGCGAATCCTGTCTTTAAAGAGTACCACGGTTTGTTGAACATTACCAAAATAGCACCATTTAATAGCTTGGCTTCATTTCACCCTAAAACACGCGATCTAGCGTTCAAGCTAAAACGGAGCAAGTTCGTAATAGAAAAGTTACATCTTCCACCGGATATTGCAGATGACGATAGTCGCACTGTAAACCCTGCTCCGACACTTAGTTGCGCTGGTGGCGGAATGAAAAGCAAGCTGGATTTTTAG
- the LOC128309732 gene encoding elongator complex protein 4 isoform X1: MSGFVKRRRALNIHGTRLSVHTGQSVTSSGNPSLDHIFGDGFPIGSIIGIEEDIHGSYARVLSKYFLAEGIVNKHPLLVGTIEENPTHLIEKLPKPVQANALSEGGTEQEPETMRIAFRYNQLAPVDSEQKSSTALGHYFDLTKTISSTTILAQDITYWNGDEVHENDTGFVGSFKNPHFASLLSCIHRKASEHQFNSNFDESAKNVLRICLNSIGSPSWYEKNFADDFLRFIVLLKAIVRNTLSVCLITVPFHLLRHLDDINLCKKVRNLFDFSFELEAFAGQMEEHANPVFKEYHGLLNITKIAPFNSLASFHPKTRDLAFKLKRSKFVIEKLHLPPDIADDDSRTVNPAPTLSCAGGGMKSKLDF; encoded by the exons ATGTCTGGATTTGTAAAGCGTCGACGGGCTTTAAACATACACGGCACCCGCCTATCAGTTCACACGGGACAGTCAGTAACTTCTTCAGGAAACCCCTCACTAGACCATATTTTTGGAGATGGGTTTCCCATCGGTTCCATCATAGGTATCG AAGAAGACATACATGGAAGCTATGCAAGGGTGTTATCGAAATATTTTCTCGCAGAAGGAATCGTAAACAAGCATCCGCTGTTGGTAGGGACGATAGAAGAAAATCCAACACACTTA ATCGAAAAATTACCAAAACCTGTTCAAGCCAATGCATTGTCCGAAGGTGGCACCGAGCAAGAACCAGAAACCATGCGCATTGCTTTTCGATACAATCAGCTAGCTCCAGTAGATTCCGAACAGAAATCATCGACGGCCCTTGGACACTATTTTGACCTCACCAAAACAATAAGTTCCACTACGATACTTGCACAAGATATAACATATTGGAACGGAGATGAAGTGCACGAAAATGATACAGGATTTGTGGGTTCATTCAAGAATCCACACTTCGCATCGCTTTTGTCCTGCATCCATCGAAAAGCAAGTGAACACCAGTTTAATTCCAATTTCGACGAGAGCGCAAAAAATGTACTACGAATTTGTTTAAACTCAATCGGCTCTCCGTCGTGGTACGAGAAGAATTTTGCTGACGATTTTCTACGATTCATCGTCTTACTGAAAGCCATCGTACGAAACACGCTGTCGGTTTGTTTGATAACCGTGCCGTTCCATCTGTTACGTCACCTGGACGACATCAACCTATGCAAAAAAGTGCGAAATCTATTTGATTTTTCCTTCGAGCTGGAAGCTTTTGCCGGGCAAATGGAAGAACATGCGAATCCTGTCTTTAAAGAGTACCACGGTTTGTTGAACATTACCAAAATAGCACCATTTAATAGCTTGGCTTCATTTCACCCTAAAACACGCGATCTAGCGTTCAAGCTAAAACGGAGCAAGTTCGTAATAGAAAAGTTACATCTTCCACCGGATATTGCAGATGACGATAGTCGCACTGTAAACCCTGCTCCGACACTTAGTTGCGCTGGTGGCGGAATGAAAAGCAAGCTGGATTTTTAG
- the LOC128297021 gene encoding glutathione S-transferase, with protein MPDYKVYYFNVKALGEPLRFLLSYGNLPFDDVRITREEWPALKPTMPMGQMPVLEVDGKKVHQSVAMSRYLANQVGLAGADDWENLMIDTVVDTVNDFRLKIAVVSYEPDDDIKDKKLVTLNTEVIPFYLEKLDDIARENNGHLANSKLSWADIYFTAILDYLNYMTKSDLVANHPNLQKVVDNVTSIESIRNWIDKRPKTEIFLFFSFPSVCPLPVQWSVFLFLAMPMGQMPVLEVDGKRVHQSLAMCRYVAKQINLAGDNPLEALQIDAIVDTINDFRLKIAIVAYEPDDMVKEKKMVTLNNEVIPFYLTKLNVIAKENNGHLVLGKPTWADVYFAGILDYLNYLTKTNLLENFPNLQDVVNKVLDNENIKAYIAKRPITEV; from the exons ATGCCGGATTACAAGGTGTATTACTTCAATGTTAAAGCTTTGGGCGAACCTCTGCGATTCCTGCTGTCCTACGGAAATCTCCCGTTCGATGATGTGAGGATCACCCGTGAAGAATGGCCAGCACTCAAGCCAA CAATGCCGATGGGTCAGATGCCGGTGCTGGAGGTTGACGGCAAAAAAGTGCACCAATCGGTCGCAATGTCCCGCTATTTGGCCAACCAGGTCGGTTTGGCCGGCGCTGACGATTGGGAGAACTTGATGATTGACACCGTGGTCGACACGGTGAACGATTTCCGTCTAA AAATTGCCGTTGTCTCGTACGAACCGGACGATGATATCAAGGACAAGAAATTGGTTACTTTGAACACCGAGGTCATTCCATTCTATCTGGAGAAGCTGGACGACATTGCACGCGAAAATAACGGACATCTGGCAAATTCTAAA CTGAGTTGGGCCGACATTTATTTCACCGCAATTTTGGACTATTTGAACTACATGACCAAGTCTGATCTGGTCGCGAATCATCCGAATCTGCAGAAAGTGGTTGACAACGTTACATCGATCGAATCCATTCGAAACTGGATTGATAAACGACCAAAGACTGAGATC tttctcttcttttctttcccttccgtCTGCCCGTTACCCGTCCAATGGtccgtgtttctttttctagcTATGCCCATGGGCCAGATGCCGGTGTTGGAGGTCGATGGTAAGCGTGTTCATCAGTCGTTGGCCATGTGTCGATATGTAGCCAAGCAGATCAATTTGGCCGGCGATAATCCGCTCGAGGCACTGCAAATCGATGCAATTGTAGATACGATCAATGACTTCCGTCTAA AAATTGCAATTGTTGCCTACGAGCCGGACGATATggtgaaggagaagaaaatggTCACCCTAAACAACGAAGTGATTCCGTTCTATCTGACCAAGCTGAACGTGATTGCTAAGGAGAACAACGGCCACCTGGTGCTCGGCAAGCCGACCTGGGCTGATGTTTATTTTGCCGGCATCCTAGACTATTTGAACTACTTGACCAAGACTAATCTGCTTGAGAATTTCCCGAACTTGCAGGATGTGGTCAATAAGGTGCTTGACAATGAAAACATCAAGGCTTACATTGCCAAGAGACCTATCACCGAGGTATAG
- the LOC128297011 gene encoding uncharacterized protein K02A2.6-like produces the protein MSNPGGDPSSDEQRRISDVFNTAAVFPQQQPPHNLHHPPSQNAAQASSSASAFSATSAEGNIILEMLQLMRQQMAQQQTFMAQFAQQIPQPATQTLQPPPPQSNTTEQRIEWIASSITEFRFEPESGITFEVWYSRYEDRFTNEVSRLDDLDTGSDITIINRKLWQRIGKPTLAQPAVRAKTATGEGLQMCGEFRANITIGGISKSATIRVVTVDVSLLGADLIELFDLGSMPMDSFCNKICSMAAIPSGIQQQFPAVFRGTGLCTKAKVQLHLKHDCRPVFKPKRPVAYAMQETVNKELDRLEKSGIITPIDYTEWAAPIVVVRKANGSIRICGDYSTGLNSALKSHEHPLPIPEDIFAKLAHCEYFSKIDLSDAFLQVEIEEQYRPLLTINTHRGLYLYNRLPPGVKIAPAAFQQIMDAMLAGLKGACGYMDDVVVGGRTSKEHDDNLSGLLQLIQDYGFTIRAEKCAFKTTSIEYLGYIVDRQGLRPNPAKIEAILNLPAPTDVSGVRSFLGAINYYGKFVPNMRNLRYPLDNLLKNDGKFTWNQQCENVFRKFKQVLSSNLLLTHYDPAADIIVAADASSVGLGATISHKFPDGSVKVVQHASRALSKAEQNYSQIDREGLAIVFAVTKFHKMLYGRHFNLQTDHRPLLRIFGSKKGIPVYTANRLQRFALTLQLYDFTIEYVPTGSFGNADVLSRLIRN, from the exons ATGAGCAACCCGGGAGGAGATCCATCATCGGATGAACAGCGGCGTATATCAGACGTGTTTAATACAGCAGCCGTTTTTCCCCAGCAGCAACCGCCTCATAATTTGCATCATCCACCATCGCAAAATGCTGCCCAAGCGTCATCATCGGCGTCAGCATTCTCAGCAACATCGGCGGAAGGGAACATCATTCTGGAAATGCTGCAACTCATGCGACAGCAAATGGCACAGCAGCAAACATTCATGGCTCAATTCGCGCAGCAAATCCCGCAACCAGCAACGCAAACGCTGCAACCGCCACCCCCGCAAAGTAACACCACCGAACAGCGCATAGAATGGATAGCAAGCAGCATCACCGAGTTCCGGTTCGAGCCCGAGTCAGGCATTACATTTGAAGTGTGGTATTCGAGATATGAGGACCGTTTTACCAACGAAGTTTCCCGATTGGACGAC TTAGATACGGGTTCCGATATCACGATCATCAACCGTAAACTGTGGCAGCGTATCGGAAAACCGACTTTGGCTCAGCCTGCAGTTAGAGCTAAAACAGCAACAGGAGAAGGCTTGCAAATGTGCGGGGAGTTTCGAGCAAACATCACGATCGGAGGCATATCAAAGTCAGCTACAATTCGAGTAGTAACGGTGGACGTTTCACTGCTCGGAGCGGACTTAATAGAACTGTTCGATCTGGGATCAATGCCGATGGACAGTTTCTGCAACAAGATTTGTAGTATGGCAGCTATACCCAGCGGCATACAACAGCAGTTTCCAGCAGTTTTTCGTGGCACAGGGCTATGCACAAAGGCTAAAGTGCAACTCCACTTAAAACACGACTGTCGACCAGTCTTCAAGCCCAAAAGACCAGTAGCGTATGCGATGCAAGAAACAGTTAATAAGGAGCTAGATCGCCTAGAAAAATCAGGCATTATTACACCTATCGACTATACAGAATGGGCAGCTCCAATAGTGGTAGTTCGCAAGGCAAATGGTAGTATTCGTATTTGCGGCGACTACTCCACTGGACTAAATTCCGCTCTTAAATCGCACGAACATCCACTACCAATACCGGAAGATATATTTGCAAAATTAGCCCATTGCGAATATTTCAGTAAAATCGATCTTTCGGACGCTTTTCTGCAAGTAGAAATCGAGGAGCAGTATCGGCCACTACTCACCATCAACACTCATCGTGGCTTGTATTTATACAACAGGCTGCCACCGGGAGTGAAAATAGCGCCAGCAGCATTTCAACAAATCATGGACGCTATGTTGGCCGGTCTGAAGGGAGCTTGCGGATACATGGATGATGTGGTTGTTGGAGGCAGAACGAGCAAAGAACACGATGACAATTTGTCCGGGCTGCTTCAGCTAATTCAGGATTATGGATTCACAATTCGAGCGGAAAAATGTGCATTCAAAACCACAAGCATCGAATATTTGGGCTATATCGTCGATCGGCAAGGTTTAAGACCAAATCCAGCAAAAATAGAAGCAATCCTTAACCTTCCTGCACCAACAGATGTGAGCGGTGTTCGCTCATTTTTGGGCGCGATTAATTATTATGGGAAGTTCGTCCCAAATATGCGCAACCTTCGTTATCCACTGGACAATCTGTTGAAGAACGACGGCAAATTCACCTGGAACCAGCAATGCGAAAATGTTTTTCGTAAATTTAAACAAGTCCTGTCATCAAACCTGCTTCTTACGCATTACGATCCTGCAGCGGACATCATTGTCGCAGCGGATGCCTCATCAGTGGGGCTTGGAGCAACAATTAGCCACAAATTTCCGGATGGATCAGTGAAGGTAGTTCAGCATGCTTCACGAGCATTGTCAAAGGCCGAACAGAACTACAGCCAAATAGATCGTGAGGGGTTAGCCATCGTCTTTGCGGTCACAAAATTCCACAAAATGCTGTACGGCCGACACTTCAACCTGCAAACCGATCACCGGCCCCTGCTTCGTATTTTTGGATCAAAAAAGGGCATTCCAGTCTACACGGCGAACCGTCTGCAGAGATTTGCCTTGACGTTACAGTTGTATGACTTTACAATTGAGTACGTGCCAACTGGATCGTTTGGAAACGCCGATGTCTTGTCTCGACTGATCAGGAATTAA
- the LOC128297486 gene encoding enoyl-CoA hydratase domain-containing protein 3, mitochondrial, with protein MITRIGRVLLHPRSFSQRYLSTYTFNDGVGTILLDNEKTRNSLSLDMMESIHRHIVDNQHDTEIRCIVLAARGRVFSAGHNLKELTAEHGPDHHKQVFHKCSELIDTIRLAPVPIIAKVDGLAAAAGCQLVASCDMAVCSDTSTFSTPGASFGIFCSTPGIAVVRSIPRMRAAYMLFTGLPITANEALEAGLVSKVVSKTEINEEVDNICKAIASKSRAVIALGKTFFYKQIAMDIATAYELGEQIMVQNLATIDGQEGIKSFVEKRRPQWHHKE; from the exons ATGATAACAAGAATTGGACGTGTTTTG CTTCACCCTAGGAGTTTTTCGCAAAGATACCTGTCGACGTACACGTTCAACGATGGAGTTGGCACTATTTTGTTGGACAATGAGAAAACACGCAATTCTCTTTCGTTAGACATGATGGAGAGTATTCATAGGCATATCGTTGATAACCAGCATGATACCGAAATTCGGTGCATTGTTTTAGCAGCTCGGGGGCGTGTGTTTTCAGCAGGACATAATCTCAAAGAATTAACCGCTGAGCATGGACCAGACCACCACAAGCAAGTGTTTCACAAATGTTCGGAATTGATCGATACCATCCGGTTAGCGCCTGTACCTATCATTGCCAAAGTTGATGGCTTAGCTGCCGCAGCAGGATGTCAGCTGGTAGCGTCCTGTGATATGGCGGTTTGCAGTGATACTAGCACATTCTCTACTCCCGG GGCTAGCTTTGGCATATTTTGTTCAACGCCGGGAATCGCGGTGGTACGGTCTATTCCTCGCATGAGAGCGGCCTATATGTTATTTACCGGACTTCCCATTACGGCAAACGAAGCCCTTGAAGCAGGACTTGTAAGTAAAGTAGTTTCTAAAACTGAGATCAATGAAGAGGTGGACAACATTTGTAAAGCCATAGCATCGAAAAGTCGTGCTGTAATTGCACTTGGCAagacatttttttataaacaaatagCAATGGACATTGCCACAGCGTATGAACTCGGTGAGCAAATAATGGTTCAAAATTTAGCTACAATCGATGGGCAGGAGGGAATAAAGAGCTTTGTAGAAAAGCGTCGACCTCAATGGCATCACAAAGAATAA
- the LOC128297104 gene encoding origin recognition complex subunit 3 → MDATNSISKGVFVFKNGATRAKGRRKVQHCNSFLNARSTNQLWFQMYKKHWERTQEMISKLQTCSYDKIINDLLKFIENSQPSNKYEGFLPTAALLTGINQTDHLSQFEKLADDIHNNTHSIVVILQARDGTNLKQAIETIVGKCIESQSKASSIEKRFRKNLLNLDVLQAWYLETQVNGDARPNLTIIVPDFELFNPVVLQDLIIILDSYAAKLPFVLVFGVATDVSTIHNVLPYHVTSKIKISVFQSESSAANLNKILNEVLLTPFCPFHLSGKVFKLLLDIFLFYDFSVNGFIEGFKYAFMDHYFQKSINALSTIINDKDELKAMINDLSSSELDQIRQLPSFRPYVESRQNPQDVVDLLTNDDHLKRTLAPMIVQVHNYWFNFHCALHILQTLVGDLPKAPLGKQIREMYCLCVASDVTLLPEFKECAQLLSFLSKEEMLQKVKQVLDVVLLWVNRNDQLSIKGCIVYEVAPLEEMANGLVLLSDELVDANHEPILGEKQSDKPSSLLSPHMGRQELREKLLTAAKHSKSESAVSRTIGKIIDYFVKNIFQRYLRPATSQEVPLVELFLYNDSTYLRQHIVGAPRAAVHIALNNPQYYTQCDCCHLDESSCIVPSLPDLSIAYKLHLECGRLINLFDWLQAFRIIIDDTNNDEAEQQVDPIIQARFTRVVAELQFLGFIKPSKTKTDHVTRLTW, encoded by the exons ATGGACGCTACGAATTCAATTTCGAAG GGTgtatttgtgtttaaaaatggAGCAACACGTGCGAAAGGACGCAGAAAGGTCCAACACTGCAACAGCTTTCTGAATGCAAGGTCAACCAACCAGCTTTGGTTTCAGATGTACAAAAAGCACTGGGAACGAACACAAGAGATGATTTCGAAGCTGCAAACATGCAGCTATGacaaaattattaatgatCTGTTAAAGTTTATAGAAAACAGTCAACCATCAAACAAATACGAAGGATTCCTTCCAACCGCAGCACTGCTGACAGGCATCAATCAAACCGATCATCTGTCCCAGTTCGAGAAGCTCGCAGACGATATCCACAATAACACTCACTCGATAGTGGTAATATTGCAGGCTCGTGATGGTACAAACCTTAAGCAAGCCATCGAAACAATCGTCGGGAAGTGCATTGAGAGCCAATCCAAAGCTAGCAGTATTGAAAAACGATTTCGTAAAAACCTGCTGAATTTAGACGTTTTACAGGCGTGGTACCTGGAAACGCAAGTGAATGGTGATGCGAGACCAAATCTTACCATTATTGTACCGGACTTTGAGCTGTTCAATCCCGTTGTTCTGCAAGATCTGATAATCATTTTAGA CTCGTACGCTGCAAAGCTGCCATTTGTGCTGGTGTTTGGTGTAGCAACTGATGTGTCAACCATCCATAATGTGCTACCGTATCATGTAACAAGCAAAATCAAGATATCTGTTTTCCAATCAGAATCATCTGCTGCAAATCTCAACAAAATCTTGAACGAGGTATTGTTGACACCGTTCTGCCCGTTCCATCTGTCGGGCAAAGTGTTTAAGCTGCTGTTggatattttcttattttacgACTTTTCTGTAAATGGATTCATCGAGGGCTTCAAATACGCTTTCATGGATCATTACTTTCAAAAGTCTATCAATGCACTAAGCACAATCATCAACGATAAGGACGAGCTGAAAGCAATGATCAATGATCTTTCGTCATCAGAATTGGACCAAATTCGGCAACTGCCTTCTTTTCGGCCATACGTGGAATCCCGTCAAAACCCGCAAGATGTCGTAGATCTGCTTACCAACGACGATCACCTGAAACGAACACTAGCGCCAATGATAGTGCAGGTGCACAATTattggtttaattttcattgTGCCTTGCACATACTGCAAACACTCGTAGGCGATCTTCCAAAAGCACCATTGGGCAAGCAAATTCGTGAGATGTATTGTCTATGTGTTGCATCAGATGTGACCTTGCTGCCCGAGTTCAAGGAATGCGCTCAGTTATTATCGTTTCTCTCGAAAGAAGAAATGCTGCAGAAGGTTAAACAGGTGCTGGACGTGGTGTTGTTGTGGGTGAATCGAAACGATCAATTGAGTATCAAAGGCTGTATAGTGTACGAGGTAGCACCATTGGAGGAAATGGCAAACGGATTGGTGCTTTTGTCCGATGAACTAGTGGATGCAAATCACGAACCAATCTTAGGGGAAAAGCAAAGCGACAAACCGTCATCTCTTCTTTCACCTCATATGGGACGGCAAGAGCTGCGTGAAAAGTTGCTCACGGCAGCAAAACATTCTAAAAGCGAGTCCGCTGTAAGCCGAACTATTGGAAAGATAATAGATTATTtcgtaaaaaatatttttcaacgaTATCTTCGTCCCGCTACCAGCCAAGAAGTGCCATTAGTGGAACTGTTTCTCTACAACGACAGCACCTACCTTCGGCAGCACATTGTTGGTGCTCCTAGAGCAGCGGTGCACATTGCCCTTAACAACCCTCAATACTACACACAGTGTGATTGTTGCCATCTTGACGAATCGTCCTGCATTGTGCCTTCTCTGCCGGATCTCTCCATAGCGTACAAACTGCATTTAGAATGTGGCCGTTTGATAAATCTCTTCGATTGGCTCCAAGCTTTCCGCATAATTATCGATGATACCAATAATGACGAAGCAGAGCAGCAAGTTGATCCAATAATTCA GGCTCGTTTTACACGGGTTGTTGCAGAATTGCAGTTTCTTGGCTTCATTaaaccatccaaaactaaAACCGATCATGTCACAAGACTTACATGGTAA
- the LOC128297431 gene encoding transcription factor MafK isoform X2: protein MPQEIKRERKNTQAPLSPCPIPDISDDELVSITVRDLNRTLKMRGLTREEIVRMKQRRRTLKNRGYAASCRIKRIEQKDELETEKSQEWRDMELMHEETGRLQDEADSLRNKYEALRKFAISKKIPLPPELDVL, encoded by the exons ATGCCCCAGGAAATAAAGCGCGAGCGTAAAAATACACAG GCACCCTTATCTCCCTGTCCCATCCCGGATATCAGTGACGATGAGCTGGTGTCTATAACGGTGCGTGATCTAAATCGTACACTGAAAATGCGAGGATTAACCCGCGAGGAAATTGTTCGCATGAAGCAACGGCGTCGTACGCTGAAAAATCGGGGATATGCTGCCAGTTGCCGCATCAAGCGCATTGAACAGAAGGATGAGTTGGAGACCGAAAAGTCGCAAGAATGGCGTGATATGGAGCTAATGCACGAGGAAACGGGCCGACTGCAGGACGAGGCAGATTCGCTGCGAAACAAATATGAGGCATTGCGGAAATTTGCTATTTCGAAAAAGATACCACTACCACCAGAACTTGACGTGCTGTAA
- the LOC128309733 gene encoding CD151 antigen produces MKLSKVFNHKFVLASCNLIFMLCGITLLSTGFYLFTDSPRILLSRLLISASDQQRTPLSELEQPLFYYVAFALTTAGLVAIIASLLGCWATCMNTYCVLTMYFLIILALLVAEFGVCLMITAWPQCLGLNLNETAMVKALQANYGVPGHEQFTAAMDLAQTIFECCAINTSINYDTSLWKLQSLGKKELTVPLTCCKLVNRFEFTAYLDPVPVNLTLCQALQTQDYEKSRHLDGCLHKIELWYREQYFLFLCAGLIVAVVEFCVLLSIILSCTKLPRKNHVTQILRTHPLPHIPIPAVPANRRVRDNIYEHELPSPISVPTIRETYIQPKEYTKQRPDLAFNNNSHYYQISKSYLV; encoded by the exons ATGAAGCTGAGCAAAGTGTTTAATCACAAATTTGTGCTAGCAAGCTGCAACCTAATATTTATG CTGTGTGGTATAACGCTGCTTTCCACAGGATTCTATCTGTTCACCGACTCCCCTCGGATTCTACTATCCCGTTTGCTAATATCAGCATCCGATCAACAAAGGACGCCTCTGTCTGAGCTAGAGCAGCCGTTGTTTTATTACGTTGCATTCGCCCTTACCACTGCTGGGTTAGTGGCTATTATTGCCTCTTTGCTAGGATGTTGGGCAACATGCATGAATACCTATTGTGTATTAACGATG TACTTCCTAATCATTCTTGCGCTATTGGTAGCAGAGTTTGGTGTATGCTTAATGATCACTGCGTGGCCACAGTGTCTAGGCTTAAACCTCAACGAAACTGCAATGGTCAAAGCTCTTCAAGCGAACTACGGCGTACCTGGACATGAACAGTTTACCGCAGCGATGGATTTGGCGCAAACGATTTTTGAATGCTGTGCCATCAATACCAGCATCAACTATGACACATCTTTATGGAAGCTACAAAGTTTAGGCAAGAAAGAGCTGACCGTTCCTTTAACCTGCTGCAAGTTAGTGAATCGGTTCGAATTTACGGCGTATCTGGACCCGGTGCCGGTAAACCTGACGCTTTGTCAGGCACTACAGACGCAGGATTATGAAAAAAGTCGCCATCTGGAT GGTTGCCTGCATAAGATTGAACTGTGGTACCGTGAACAatactttttgtttctttgcgcTGGATTAATTGTAGCAGTGGTTGAATTTTGTGTCCTGCTCAGCATTATTTTGAGTTGTACAAAGCTACCGCGTAAAAACCATGTCACACAAATATTGCGTACGCATCCATTGCCGCACATACCAATCCCAGCAGTACCAGCGAATCGTCGTGTACGGGATAACATTTACGAGCACGAACTGCCCTCACCCATTTCCGTACCAACCATCCGGGAAACGTACATACAACCAAAGGAGTATACCAAACAACGTCCAGATTTGGCTTTTAATAACAACTCTCACTATTATCAGATCTCCAAAAGTTACCTAGTTTAA
- the LOC128297431 gene encoding transcription factor MafK isoform X1 — protein MPQEIKRERKNTQSMMRPKSIHWNEAPLSPCPIPDISDDELVSITVRDLNRTLKMRGLTREEIVRMKQRRRTLKNRGYAASCRIKRIEQKDELETEKSQEWRDMELMHEETGRLQDEADSLRNKYEALRKFAISKKIPLPPELDVL, from the exons ATGCCCCAGGAAATAAAGCGCGAGCGTAAAAATACACAG TCAATGATGCGCCCGAAATCTATTCACTGGAATGAA GCACCCTTATCTCCCTGTCCCATCCCGGATATCAGTGACGATGAGCTGGTGTCTATAACGGTGCGTGATCTAAATCGTACACTGAAAATGCGAGGATTAACCCGCGAGGAAATTGTTCGCATGAAGCAACGGCGTCGTACGCTGAAAAATCGGGGATATGCTGCCAGTTGCCGCATCAAGCGCATTGAACAGAAGGATGAGTTGGAGACCGAAAAGTCGCAAGAATGGCGTGATATGGAGCTAATGCACGAGGAAACGGGCCGACTGCAGGACGAGGCAGATTCGCTGCGAAACAAATATGAGGCATTGCGGAAATTTGCTATTTCGAAAAAGATACCACTACCACCAGAACTTGACGTGCTGTAA